A segment of the Arachis hypogaea cultivar Tifrunner chromosome 5, arahy.Tifrunner.gnm2.J5K5, whole genome shotgun sequence genome:
ACCAGACACCTATTACAATTAAGCCCTTTCACCACGAATCCGCCTAGCAAGCTGGATGTCCTTGGGCATTATGGTCACCCGCTTAGCATGGATGGCGCAGAGATTAGTATCCTCAAACAATCCAACAAGATAAGCTTCTGCAGCTTCCTGAAGAGCAAGAACAGCATGGCTCTGGAACCTCAAATCCGTCTATACACAAAAAGAGAAACAGAAATAACTTGGTTATTACAAACATATAATACGAAGGAACGACAAAAACGAAAAAAGCACATGCAGTCTGGATTCGTCACCTTGAAGTCTTGGGCAATTTCACGAACAAGACGTTGGAAGGGCAGTTTCCTGATCAATAGTTCAGTACTTTTCTGATACTTGCGAATTTCACTGTTCAAATGttagaaaataagaaaattaatttgattttgatcCCCATTCAGAACAGagtaaatataagaaaaagaaaagaataatttAATGAACAAAACATCTATACCGAAGAGCTACGGTTCCTGGGCGGTATCTGTGGGGCTTCTTCACTCCACCGGTGGTAGGGGCAGACTTTCTTGCTGCCTTTTATATGAAACAAACATGCAAACAATTATACCTTGCGAAACATTAACCTCATAAACACTTTATACCCATTACACATGTAAGAGAAAGAAGCAGATGGGAAGAAATAAaagag
Coding sequences within it:
- the LOC112800795 gene encoding histone H3.3; this encodes MARTKQTARKSTGGKAPRKQLATKAARKSAPTTGGVKKPHRYRPGTVALREIRKYQKSTELLIRKLPFQRLVREIAQDFKTDLRFQSHAVLALQEAAEAYLVGLFEDTNLCAIHAKRVTIMPKDIQLARRIRGERA